One genomic window of Pelotomaculum isophthalicicum JI includes the following:
- the pglX gene encoding BREX-1 system adenine-specific DNA-methyltransferase PglX has translation MNKTAIKNVATYARKELISQVALRAQSFGITPKGPGEIEVGSDYVIINSQRYPKSFERPYKTLQKEIEKKGFQQVVEEVAYTWFNRFVALRFMEVNDYLPSKIRVLSSQTPGKVDPDVLTMYRELDFPFEESFVQEKMQKGDNEAAFRHLLIAQCNQLSRIMPFLFEKINDYTELLIPAPLLHTDSVISRLVSEIDEDDFREVEIIGWMYQYYISEKQKQIVGMNKGTVAKEDLPAATQLFTPKWIVQYMVQNSLGKLWHDHNPECSLIEKWEYYLHAKSKSISASEYLELESIKILDPACGSGHILVYAFDLLYDMYESQGYPAREIPALILTQNLYGLDIDKRAAQLAGFALLMKARSKDRRLFRREIKLNIYDFKDAETISDEALECFCKNENEIKEIKELVKQFSNAKSFGSLIVPPDLDYEDYLRRLEGLDEGVEDLFERRKVEELKEKLIPLFTQASILSKKYHVVVTNPPYHNKYNPEMKKFIQEHYADYKADLYSAFIYRCTRMTLPYGYCGMMSPYTWMFITTHEKLRLYIINNQSISSLIQLEYSAFEEATVPICTFVIQNHSGHIIGEFIRLTEFRGAELQPVKVQEAVLDLGVPYRYVFDSRSFPDIPGSPIAYWSSERVRRIFRENPKLGAVAEPRVGLQTGDNDRFLRLWYEVLFTCIGFALKNRESAKEIKLRWFPYNKGGSFRKWYGNQEYIINWENDGKEIRDFKPSVIRNQDYYFRKGITWSDVSSSYFGVRFLPQGFLFDVSGSMAFPLNGDIEFFLGLLCSKISVAKLKILNATLHFQVGDIKRIPVIYQNSSSISKLVLENVYLSKNDWNSFETSWDFELHPFLTYQKDTCLINQAFQNWADHAETQFRQLQANEEELNRIFIKIYGLEDELTPEVPDEEITVRRADRERDAKSFLSYAIGCMMGRYSLDVPGLAYAGGEFDSSKYRRFQPDHDGILPITDKSYFDDDIMDRLAEFLEVTFGKETLQENLYWLAESLTMKNNETPLERLRRYFMEEFYKDHLKIYQKRPIYWLFDSGRKKGFRALVYLHRYNPQTLAKMRLDYLQEMQVKYANEEQLLLQCLEQPDLSRAEKTATNKRLEEVRARQRELIDYDKLLADYANQRIALDLDDGVVANYAKLQPLLSSIK, from the coding sequence GTGAATAAGACCGCAATTAAAAACGTGGCCACATATGCCCGGAAAGAGCTGATCAGCCAGGTGGCTTTGCGGGCGCAGAGCTTCGGCATCACCCCGAAAGGCCCGGGGGAAATAGAAGTTGGAAGCGATTATGTAATCATTAACAGTCAACGCTATCCCAAGAGCTTTGAAAGACCCTATAAAACATTACAAAAGGAAATTGAAAAAAAGGGTTTTCAACAGGTAGTGGAGGAAGTGGCCTACACCTGGTTCAACCGCTTTGTCGCCCTACGCTTTATGGAAGTGAACGACTACCTACCTTCCAAAATCCGCGTTCTTTCCAGTCAAACGCCGGGCAAGGTGGACCCTGATGTCCTGACCATGTACCGGGAGTTGGACTTTCCTTTTGAAGAATCTTTCGTACAGGAAAAAATGCAAAAGGGGGATAACGAGGCTGCCTTTCGCCATTTGCTGATCGCCCAGTGTAACCAACTAAGCCGGATCATGCCTTTTTTATTTGAAAAGATTAACGACTATACCGAGTTACTAATACCCGCGCCGCTATTACATACTGATTCAGTGATTAGCCGTTTGGTTAGTGAAATTGATGAAGATGATTTTAGGGAAGTAGAGATTATCGGGTGGATGTACCAGTATTACATTTCAGAAAAGCAGAAACAGATAGTAGGCATGAACAAAGGCACTGTGGCGAAGGAAGACCTGCCTGCGGCTACACAGTTGTTTACACCTAAGTGGATTGTCCAGTACATGGTGCAAAACTCCCTGGGTAAGCTATGGCACGATCATAATCCGGAATGCAGCTTGATCGAAAAATGGGAATATTATCTACACGCCAAAAGTAAAAGCATTAGTGCTTCCGAGTATCTTGAGCTCGAAAGCATAAAAATCCTTGATCCGGCCTGCGGCTCCGGTCACATCCTGGTATATGCCTTTGATCTGCTCTATGACATGTATGAGTCTCAAGGCTATCCTGCCAGGGAAATACCGGCTTTAATACTCACCCAAAATCTCTATGGGCTGGATATTGATAAGCGTGCTGCGCAACTGGCGGGTTTTGCCCTGCTGATGAAAGCAAGGTCAAAAGACCGTCGGTTGTTCCGGCGGGAAATCAAACTTAATATTTATGATTTTAAAGATGCTGAAACAATATCTGATGAAGCCCTTGAGTGTTTTTGCAAGAATGAGAATGAGATAAAGGAAATCAAAGAGCTGGTTAAGCAGTTTTCTAACGCTAAAAGTTTCGGGTCACTTATTGTGCCTCCAGACCTTGATTATGAGGACTATCTACGTCGGCTGGAAGGTTTGGATGAAGGAGTGGAAGATTTATTTGAACGTAGAAAAGTGGAAGAACTAAAAGAAAAGCTAATTCCACTATTCACCCAGGCAAGTATTCTCTCGAAAAAATATCACGTTGTTGTGACCAACCCGCCGTACCACAACAAGTACAACCCGGAGATGAAAAAGTTTATCCAGGAGCACTATGCAGACTATAAGGCTGATCTTTACTCGGCATTTATTTACCGTTGTACCAGAATGACGCTTCCTTATGGTTATTGTGGTATGATGTCACCTTATACATGGATGTTTATTACCACTCATGAAAAACTACGTCTATATATTATTAATAACCAGAGTATTTCTAGTTTGATACAACTTGAATATTCAGCTTTTGAAGAAGCTACCGTACCTATTTGCACCTTTGTGATCCAGAACCATAGTGGGCATATAATTGGGGAATTTATTCGTCTTACTGAATTCCGGGGAGCGGAGCTACAGCCGGTAAAAGTGCAGGAAGCTGTACTAGATTTGGGTGTTCCTTATCGGTATGTCTTCGACAGTAGGAGCTTTCCAGATATCCCCGGTTCTCCCATTGCCTATTGGTCATCGGAACGAGTACGGCGAATTTTTAGGGAGAATCCAAAGTTGGGAGCTGTTGCAGAACCAAGAGTTGGATTACAAACAGGTGATAACGATCGTTTCCTTCGACTTTGGTATGAAGTATTATTTACTTGTATTGGATTTGCATTAAAGAATAGAGAAAGTGCAAAAGAAATCAAATTAAGGTGGTTTCCTTACAACAAGGGAGGTTCATTTAGGAAATGGTATGGGAATCAAGAATACATAATAAATTGGGAAAACGATGGAAAAGAAATTAGGGATTTCAAACCATCAGTAATTCGTAATCAAGATTATTATTTTCGTAAAGGGATTACCTGGTCTGATGTTAGTTCGAGCTATTTTGGTGTAAGATTTTTACCACAAGGGTTTTTATTTGATGTTTCTGGTTCTATGGCTTTCCCTCTAAATGGAGATATTGAATTCTTCTTAGGCTTACTTTGTTCAAAAATTTCGGTGGCTAAACTTAAAATATTAAATGCTACTCTACATTTTCAAGTTGGTGATATAAAAAGAATACCTGTTATTTATCAAAATAGCTCTTCCATTAGCAAATTAGTTCTAGAGAATGTGTATCTTTCGAAGAATGACTGGAACTCCTTCGAAACATCTTGGGACTTCGAACTCCATCCATTCTTAACCTATCAAAAGGACACATGTCTTATTAACCAGGCTTTCCAAAACTGGGCAGACCACGCTGAAACCCAGTTCCGCCAACTACAGGCCAACGAAGAAGAACTAAACCGCATCTTCATCAAAATATACGGCCTGGAGGACGAACTTACTCCGGAAGTTCCCGATGAAGAAATCACCGTGCGCCGGGCCGACCGGGAGCGGGACGCGAAGTCGTTTCTTTCCTACGCCATCGGCTGCATGATGGGGCGCTACTCCCTGGATGTACCCGGCTTGGCCTATGCCGGGGGCGAATTTGATTCGTCCAAATACCGGCGCTTCCAGCCCGACCATGACGGTATCCTGCCTATTACCGATAAGAGTTACTTTGACGACGACATCATGGATCGCCTGGCTGAATTCCTGGAAGTCACTTTCGGTAAAGAGACTCTACAGGAGAATCTCTACTGGCTGGCCGAGTCCTTGACCATGAAGAACAACGAGACGCCGTTGGAACGGCTGCGTCGCTACTTCATGGAGGAGTTCTACAAGGATCACTTGAAAATATACCAAAAACGGCCCATCTACTGGCTTTTTGATTCCGGCCGGAAGAAAGGCTTCCGCGCCCTTGTCTACCTCCACCGCTACAACCCGCAGACCCTGGCTAAAATGCGCCTGGATTACCTGCAGGAAATGCAAGTCAAGTACGCCAACGAAGAGCAGTTGCTCTTGCAGTGCTTGGAGCAGCCGGACTTGAGCCGGGCTGAGAAAACGGCGACCAACAAACGCCTGGAAGAAGTGCGGGCCCGGCAGCGGGAACTCATTGATTACGATAAGTTATTGGCGGACTACGCCAATCAGCGCATTGCCCTGGATTTAGACGACGGTGTCGTTGCCAATTACGCCAAGCTGCAGCCTCTGCTTTCATCCATAAAGTAA
- a CDS encoding AAA family ATPase gives MITEIHVKNYRSLGDVTLNLGNLTVLVGPNGSGKSNLIDAIRFVSEALQLGLDSAIKKRHGIAMLRRWSPKKNPHDVLMEFNLKGNKTDNPFSAKYGFTLKSERDGRISVKKEYCTVNWRKKNAEYLYEKGVPVKPVSTGLTPPVNEDSFVLSAIGGTEPFSYVRSALVNTGFCSIFPDTIRYPQNPGGIEISLEERGSNLAAILKNMKKQGSKWLPDIKSALSKVVPDIKDFQVQQIGGYLVIKFLHTGLNEDHWFDVSQESDGTLRVLGLLTAIYHDPSMSLLAVEEPELTIHPGALAVLSDILLEAGTRTQLLLTTHSPDLISRLPVDSLRAVEKLDGVTLINEIDETQRRVIEQRLFSAGDLLRLEGLNRRADEGVR, from the coding sequence ATGATTACCGAAATTCATGTTAAGAACTACCGGAGCCTGGGTGATGTCACCCTTAATTTGGGTAATCTTACTGTATTGGTTGGTCCAAACGGGTCCGGCAAAAGTAATCTTATCGATGCAATAAGGTTTGTGTCGGAAGCTTTACAACTCGGCCTTGATTCGGCAATCAAGAAGCGGCACGGTATTGCCATGCTTCGTAGGTGGTCTCCGAAAAAAAATCCTCATGATGTATTAATGGAGTTCAATCTTAAAGGAAATAAAACAGATAATCCTTTTAGTGCGAAATACGGTTTTACACTGAAAAGTGAAAGAGACGGTCGGATTAGTGTAAAAAAAGAGTACTGCACTGTTAACTGGAGGAAAAAAAATGCTGAATACCTGTATGAGAAAGGTGTTCCAGTCAAACCGGTGAGTACAGGTTTAACCCCGCCCGTGAATGAAGATTCTTTTGTCCTTAGTGCCATCGGTGGGACAGAGCCGTTTTCTTATGTGCGTTCCGCTCTTGTGAATACCGGATTCTGTTCAATTTTTCCCGATACCATCCGTTACCCTCAGAATCCGGGTGGAATCGAAATATCACTGGAAGAGCGTGGTTCCAACCTGGCTGCTATATTAAAAAACATGAAAAAACAGGGCAGCAAGTGGCTGCCGGATATCAAATCGGCTTTAAGTAAGGTTGTTCCCGATATTAAGGATTTCCAGGTTCAACAAATTGGGGGATATTTGGTCATCAAATTCCTGCATACCGGTCTTAATGAAGATCACTGGTTTGACGTTTCGCAGGAATCGGACGGCACCCTCAGAGTACTTGGTTTGTTAACGGCTATCTACCACGATCCTTCCATGTCTTTACTTGCTGTGGAGGAACCGGAGCTGACCATTCACCCCGGCGCTCTGGCAGTGCTTTCGGATATATTATTGGAAGCCGGCACGCGCACCCAATTGTTATTAACCACTCACAGCCCGGACTTGATCAGCCGGCTGCCTGTCGATTCGTTGAGAGCCGTTGAAAAATTAGACGGTGTTACTTTAATTAATGAGATAGACGAAACGCAGCGCCGGGTTATCGAGCAGCGGCTCTTTTCCGCGGGTGATTTGCTGAGGCTGGAGGGGTTGAACAGGCGGGCGGACGAGGGGGTGCGGTAG
- the pglZ gene encoding BREX-1 system phosphatase PglZ type A, whose translation MDVIDKLVDRFRTGDSERKLVFWYDTNPERELEPVREALSALGVDVWELTEDNQFTTKYQLEVVAPSQSYLVYARFPEPERRKNWLLDILLYSEKFEADDIAVLMSRFHVEHLAVRDFFQKHRRFFNSNDRAKRLESILPPEPTREQLTLGMLAVLAGTLSPQPGRIMRQVLVKGLDDEHNKVYQDIAKFFNLDDFWRFVADNFGYEAEEPSLKELFNTLVYNHFALAVDFELPQALAGYKSRLANSCRIFIDDWLSSSGQAADVLASYLKELQTEWGIAGILGNQPVEAYQRCDTFPVAEELIIRKLAEELEHETVNQELWNEILSERRSKHWYNRYEPLYRPLEAALRLVKTRLRFEGMRAPADGREWVEMYSSELYQADQLARHFFCGYQDAHAPEVLQGLAMRIEYWYNHVFLAKIALWTDRLLDEFLLKKWPVGGVPRQWRFYQEQIEPLLRRPSERVFVIISDALRYEAGAELAARLKEKPNVEIELKPMQAALPGYTALGMAGLLPGEKLSFRENGNVDLDGQPTVSLANREAVLQKRHPASRAKKLKEFMAMQTKDAAAWLKNRRVVYFYHDIIDSTGDSQKSELYTFRAVADTLRELEGSTGRLFGTYGAARIIITSDHGFLFQSAPLEPTEKAERVEGKIFSGNRRFALGVGLSVPAGARKLSLAYLGVEEEAVLAAGLNRFAAAGGARFVHGGALPQEAILPLIICRKRGVNRRTEQKLVDVRLVNRERLVTDYRYKATFFQEQKVDNEFRPRHLRMAFYQGDERISNEVILVFDSVEDAGRRQVEVFFSFREKNYLSGERCLLRLEDVSSGGTSPYREEELELRLYNSIF comes from the coding sequence TTGGATGTAATAGACAAGCTAGTTGATCGCTTCCGCACCGGTGATTCGGAGCGGAAGCTGGTCTTTTGGTATGACACCAACCCGGAGCGGGAGCTGGAACCGGTCCGTGAGGCCTTAAGCGCGCTTGGCGTGGACGTTTGGGAGTTAACCGAAGACAATCAGTTTACTACGAAGTACCAGCTGGAGGTAGTTGCCCCCAGCCAATCTTACCTGGTCTACGCGCGCTTTCCGGAGCCGGAGCGGAGAAAAAACTGGCTTTTGGATATCCTGCTCTATTCGGAGAAGTTTGAGGCCGACGACATTGCCGTGCTGATGAGCCGCTTCCATGTGGAGCACCTGGCGGTGCGGGATTTTTTCCAAAAACACCGCCGCTTTTTTAACAGCAATGACCGTGCCAAGAGGCTGGAGAGCATTTTACCACCGGAGCCCACCCGGGAGCAATTGACTCTGGGCATGCTGGCAGTATTGGCGGGCACGCTCTCACCCCAACCCGGCCGGATCATGCGCCAGGTGTTGGTAAAGGGTTTAGACGATGAACATAATAAAGTTTACCAGGATATAGCCAAATTTTTTAATCTTGATGACTTCTGGAGATTTGTGGCCGATAATTTCGGTTATGAGGCCGAAGAGCCGTCGCTGAAAGAATTATTTAATACCCTTGTGTATAACCATTTTGCCCTGGCGGTGGACTTTGAACTGCCGCAAGCGCTGGCTGGTTACAAATCCCGGCTTGCCAACAGCTGCCGCATTTTTATCGACGACTGGCTGAGCAGTTCAGGCCAGGCGGCAGATGTGCTGGCATCCTACTTGAAAGAGCTGCAGACAGAGTGGGGCATTGCCGGTATCCTGGGTAATCAGCCTGTAGAAGCCTATCAGCGCTGTGACACTTTCCCGGTGGCTGAAGAATTAATTATTCGCAAGCTGGCGGAAGAGCTCGAACATGAAACAGTCAATCAAGAATTATGGAATGAGATATTAAGCGAGAGGCGCTCGAAGCACTGGTACAACCGGTATGAGCCTTTGTACCGGCCTCTGGAGGCCGCCCTTCGCCTGGTTAAAACCAGGTTGAGGTTTGAAGGGATGCGGGCGCCGGCGGACGGCCGGGAATGGGTGGAGATGTACAGCAGTGAATTATACCAGGCCGACCAGCTGGCGCGGCACTTTTTCTGCGGCTACCAGGATGCCCACGCGCCCGAAGTGTTGCAGGGACTGGCCATGCGCATCGAGTACTGGTATAATCATGTTTTTCTGGCGAAGATTGCCCTTTGGACAGACCGTCTGCTGGATGAATTTTTGCTCAAAAAATGGCCGGTCGGGGGTGTGCCCAGACAGTGGCGTTTTTATCAGGAGCAGATTGAGCCACTGCTCAGGCGTCCATCAGAGCGTGTATTTGTGATCATCTCTGATGCCCTGCGCTACGAGGCCGGAGCAGAACTGGCTGCGCGGTTAAAAGAGAAACCGAATGTTGAAATTGAATTGAAGCCCATGCAGGCGGCTTTACCCGGCTACACCGCCCTGGGCATGGCCGGCCTGCTGCCCGGCGAGAAGCTCTCCTTCCGGGAAAACGGCAACGTTGACTTGGACGGGCAGCCGACTGTAAGCTTAGCTAACCGGGAAGCGGTTTTGCAAAAGCGTCACCCGGCTTCCCGGGCCAAGAAATTGAAAGAGTTTATGGCTATGCAGACCAAGGACGCCGCCGCCTGGCTGAAAAACCGGCGGGTAGTCTATTTTTACCACGATATCATTGACTCCACCGGCGACAGTCAGAAATCCGAACTATACACTTTTCGTGCCGTGGCTGATACGTTGCGCGAGCTGGAGGGAAGTACCGGCAGGCTTTTCGGGACTTACGGGGCGGCCAGGATCATCATTACCAGCGACCACGGCTTTTTATTTCAATCGGCTCCGCTGGAGCCGACGGAAAAGGCAGAAAGGGTTGAAGGAAAAATATTTTCCGGCAACCGCCGTTTTGCCTTAGGTGTAGGCCTGTCCGTTCCCGCCGGAGCAAGGAAGCTGTCCTTAGCGTATCTCGGCGTGGAGGAAGAGGCCGTGCTCGCGGCCGGGTTGAACCGCTTCGCGGCCGCGGGCGGCGCCCGCTTTGTGCATGGCGGGGCTTTGCCCCAGGAAGCCATCCTCCCTTTGATTATTTGCCGGAAACGCGGGGTGAACCGGCGCACCGAACAGAAGCTGGTGGATGTCCGCCTGGTTAACCGGGAGCGCCTGGTTACTGACTACCGTTACAAGGCAACTTTCTTCCAGGAGCAAAAAGTAGACAACGAGTTCCGCCCCCGCCACCTGCGGATGGCCTTTTATCAGGGAGACGAGCGGATTTCCAACGAGGTCATACTGGTATTTGATTCCGTGGAAGATGCCGGCCGCCGCCAGGTGGAAGTATTTTTCTCGTTCCGGGAAAAGAATTATCTCTCCGGTGAGCGTTGTTTACTGCGCTTAGAGGATGTATCCAGCGGCGGGACCAGTCCATACCGGGAAGAAGAGCTGGAATTGCGTTTATATAACTCAATATTTTAA
- a CDS encoding helicase-related protein has protein sequence MLRAGEIVRGPQWPETVEIKKCEPSAFCFYLVEALGRDTRAYYETLLEEFQFGLVERLSEGRERPALSAAAFQRYLQYLALEEESKFSKTRALGSHQVIPLPHQIEAVYGRMLQSPQVRYLLADDPGAGKTIMAGMLLRELQARGMADRILILVPPLVLVQWRDELLEKFSLDFQIISRTTVSEAGGKNPFVEYPFCLASIYWASRDDITLLVRDASFDLVIVDEAHKMAAYTQGKKVRKIKRTKLYQLGESILRHAPHRLLLTATPHKGDMENFRHLMQLIDQDIFSRFSAEETLRDKVNPFIIRRLKERMVHFDGTPIFPPRRVKTIEFELSPAELDLYEAVTEYVRRHFNQAARSGNNRIAFTMMLLQRRLSSSLEAIHLSLERRHQKIVELIKVTLEERERLQEDLISFDPEQYEEETPEAQSELEEKAELVFEQVNLEELEREQKELELLLKKSAQIRMNNVERKYQELEETIFGENGLLNKGEKILIFTEARDTLLYLERRLLGRVPRVAKIEGSFSMEQRREQVELFRTQCPIMLATDAGGESINLQFCNQMINYDMPWNPNKLEQRMGRIHRIGQKNEVFVFNLVAGNTREGDVMRTLLKKIEQMRKDLGKDLVYDFIGDVLEDNEITLAELMQECVLNRQNLDQIIEGIDRVLSKEHQRLLQVAAEERLDEESIDLPGMRREQNTLFINRVPSRVYAQFTKEALTARKVAIAEGESKDYFRIEHFPKSVRDFARRENIRVRLDDVNYRLTGNESLAGDNAELLSGEHPLYKLAMALTRQEWQSIALDHIEIGYPTKEPLLVEIYEVGIVDGTGRELARELLHIARRENGSFIYLNPYWLYSADFSGVVGSKPLVEEEQFRNQAIHKAMQKMVEFRNKREEQLNKKSQFLRRAFEAQYRETMRKLTEYRATNVDKRFSALINQMNAQLIEIEERREQRITEIERERSIQMRPARRLLKITLRPGDSSNISSTARSIHEDWIGSIQRYELLSGRTNLQVFDEFGMVDFYSETPEGEPRLIITTDSPFYQLSREHRQDLGEWIEKTYLYYIENKEVVWVSKVLD, from the coding sequence ATGTTGCGTGCAGGAGAAATTGTCCGTGGACCCCAGTGGCCGGAGACGGTGGAAATAAAAAAGTGCGAACCGTCTGCTTTCTGCTTTTACCTGGTGGAAGCGCTGGGCCGGGACACCCGGGCTTACTATGAAACATTGCTGGAAGAGTTTCAGTTCGGTCTGGTGGAACGGCTGTCAGAAGGCAGGGAAAGGCCTGCCTTAAGTGCCGCTGCCTTTCAGCGATATTTGCAGTATCTCGCCCTGGAGGAAGAAAGCAAATTCTCTAAGACCAGGGCGCTGGGCAGTCACCAGGTGATCCCGCTGCCCCACCAGATTGAGGCGGTCTACGGCCGTATGCTGCAGTCGCCCCAGGTACGCTATCTGCTGGCGGATGACCCGGGCGCCGGCAAAACGATTATGGCCGGGATGTTGCTCCGGGAACTCCAGGCCCGGGGCATGGCGGACCGGATCTTAATCCTGGTCCCGCCTCTGGTGCTGGTGCAATGGCGGGATGAACTTTTAGAAAAATTTAGCCTGGACTTTCAGATCATTTCCCGGACTACTGTTTCAGAAGCCGGTGGGAAAAATCCTTTTGTGGAATATCCTTTTTGCCTGGCTTCCATCTACTGGGCCTCCAGGGATGATATCACGCTCCTGGTGCGGGACGCCAGTTTTGACCTGGTTATTGTGGATGAAGCGCACAAGATGGCGGCTTATACCCAGGGCAAGAAAGTGCGCAAAATAAAACGCACGAAATTGTACCAGTTGGGTGAATCAATTTTACGCCATGCGCCTCACCGCCTGTTGCTTACCGCCACACCTCACAAAGGGGACATGGAGAACTTCCGGCACCTGATGCAATTAATCGACCAGGACATTTTTTCCCGCTTCAGCGCCGAGGAAACTCTGCGTGATAAGGTAAACCCCTTTATTATTCGCCGTCTGAAAGAAAGAATGGTTCATTTTGACGGGACTCCGATATTCCCGCCACGTAGGGTTAAAACCATTGAATTTGAGCTTTCTCCGGCTGAGCTGGATTTATACGAAGCGGTTACCGAGTATGTGCGCCGGCATTTTAACCAGGCTGCGCGCAGCGGCAATAACCGGATTGCCTTTACTATGATGCTGCTGCAGCGGCGCTTGAGCTCTTCCCTGGAAGCTATCCATTTGTCCTTAGAGCGGCGTCATCAGAAAATAGTTGAACTCATCAAGGTTACATTGGAAGAAAGGGAGAGACTACAGGAAGATCTCATCTCCTTTGATCCGGAACAATACGAAGAAGAAACACCGGAAGCGCAGTCAGAGCTGGAAGAAAAAGCAGAGCTTGTCTTTGAACAGGTAAACCTTGAGGAATTGGAGCGGGAACAGAAAGAACTGGAGCTTTTACTGAAAAAGAGCGCGCAGATCCGGATGAACAATGTAGAGCGCAAGTATCAGGAGCTGGAGGAAACGATCTTTGGTGAAAACGGGCTGCTGAACAAAGGGGAAAAGATTTTAATCTTTACTGAGGCCCGCGATACACTCCTTTACCTGGAGCGCCGCCTCCTGGGACGGGTGCCCCGGGTGGCCAAAATCGAAGGGAGTTTCTCGATGGAACAGCGCCGGGAACAGGTGGAGCTGTTTCGCACCCAGTGCCCGATCATGCTGGCTACCGATGCCGGCGGCGAGTCGATTAATTTGCAGTTTTGCAACCAGATGATTAATTACGACATGCCCTGGAACCCCAATAAGCTGGAACAGCGCATGGGCCGTATCCACCGCATCGGGCAGAAAAACGAGGTCTTTGTCTTTAATCTGGTAGCCGGAAATACCCGTGAAGGGGATGTGATGCGTACCCTTCTTAAGAAAATTGAGCAAATGCGAAAAGACCTGGGTAAAGATCTGGTTTATGATTTTATTGGTGATGTTTTGGAGGATAATGAGATCACCCTGGCTGAACTGATGCAGGAGTGCGTGTTAAACCGGCAGAATCTGGACCAGATTATAGAAGGAATTGACCGTGTCTTATCCAAAGAGCACCAGCGCCTGCTGCAAGTGGCTGCCGAGGAGCGGCTCGATGAAGAAAGTATCGATCTGCCGGGCATGCGCAGGGAGCAAAATACCCTTTTCATTAACCGGGTTCCTTCCCGCGTTTACGCTCAGTTTACGAAAGAAGCCTTAACAGCCCGTAAGGTAGCTATAGCGGAAGGGGAGAGTAAAGATTATTTTCGTATCGAACATTTTCCAAAGTCGGTGCGGGATTTTGCCCGGAGAGAAAACATCAGGGTGCGGCTGGACGATGTTAATTACCGGCTAACCGGCAATGAATCACTGGCAGGGGACAATGCGGAGCTTTTATCCGGAGAGCATCCTTTGTACAAGCTGGCTATGGCGTTAACCAGGCAAGAGTGGCAAAGTATCGCCCTGGATCACATTGAAATTGGATACCCGACCAAAGAACCTTTATTAGTGGAAATTTATGAGGTGGGTATTGTTGACGGCACCGGCCGGGAGTTGGCCAGAGAATTACTACATATCGCCAGGCGGGAAAACGGCAGCTTTATTTATCTGAATCCCTACTGGCTTTATAGCGCGGATTTCAGTGGCGTAGTTGGTTCGAAGCCGCTAGTGGAGGAAGAGCAATTTCGCAACCAGGCTATTCACAAGGCCATGCAGAAAATGGTTGAATTCAGGAATAAGCGCGAAGAGCAGCTGAATAAGAAAAGCCAGTTCTTGCGCCGGGCTTTTGAAGCCCAGTACCGGGAAACCATGAGAAAACTGACGGAGTACCGCGCAACGAATGTAGATAAACGTTTTAGCGCCTTGATTAACCAGATGAATGCCCAGTTGATCGAAATAGAAGAGCGCCGGGAGCAGCGAATAACGGAGATTGAACGGGAGCGGAGTATTCAAATGCGTCCGGCCAGGCGGCTACTGAAGATAACCCTGCGGCCCGGTGATAGTTCAAATATTAGTTCCACGGCCCGGTCAATACATGAGGACTGGATTGGTTCCATCCAGCGTTACGAATTGTTGTCCGGCCGTACTAATTTGCAGGTATTCGACGAGTTTGGGATGGTCGACTTTTACAGCGAAACACCAGAGGGAGAGCCCCGACTGATTATAACCACGGATAGCCCGTTTTATCAGCTTTCACGAGAGCACAGACAAGACTTGGGTGAGTGGATAGAGAAGACATATCTATATTATATTGAGAATAAGGAAGTCGTATGGGTCAGCAAGGTGTTGGATTAA